A DNA window from uncultured Methanoregula sp. contains the following coding sequences:
- a CDS encoding isochorismatase family protein yields MSNPKDGKLELLSDKNSALVLVDYQPTMFAGVASGDKTIIRNAAYCSAKAASILNVPVVLSTINPQHNGNFLVDVTKLFPGQEVYARSVPSFDAFEDEKTYAAFKKTGRKKMVVSGLWTSMCFAYTALHAIRDGYEVYGLMDAAGDSTPDAHKYGIERMLQAGVIPITVESLISEWMHDWNNPKAMELVKEVYSRYGYMIGLQ; encoded by the coding sequence ATGTCAAACCCAAAAGACGGAAAACTGGAACTGCTGAGCGATAAGAACAGCGCGCTTGTGCTCGTGGACTACCAGCCCACGATGTTTGCCGGCGTTGCTTCCGGGGACAAGACGATCATCCGGAACGCGGCCTATTGTTCTGCAAAGGCCGCAAGCATCCTGAACGTGCCGGTCGTGCTCTCGACCATCAACCCCCAGCACAATGGGAATTTCCTTGTTGATGTTACAAAATTGTTCCCTGGCCAGGAAGTGTATGCCCGCAGTGTTCCGAGTTTCGATGCATTCGAAGATGAGAAGACCTATGCCGCGTTCAAAAAGACCGGCCGGAAGAAGATGGTAGTCTCCGGATTGTGGACGAGCATGTGTTTTGCCTATACCGCCCTTCACGCGATCCGCGACGGTTACGAGGTGTACGGGCTGATGGATGCTGCGGGAGATTCCACGCCCGATGCCCACAAGTATGGCATCGAACGGATGCTGCAGGCCGGCGTTATTCCCATCACGGTCGAATCCCTGATCTCGGAATGGATGCACGACTGGAACAACCCGAAAGCCATGGAGCTGGTAAAGGAAGTTTATTCCCGCTATGGCTATATGATCGGGCTTCAGTAG
- a CDS encoding ferredoxin yields the protein MKVTIDRSDCTSCGSCWDTCPEFFEEDPGDHFSRVCEKFRSAGKTAEGIAPADLNTCVNGAADSCPVQIIKVEES from the coding sequence ATGAAAGTCACGATCGATCGTTCTGACTGCACCAGTTGCGGGTCCTGCTGGGATACCTGCCCGGAATTTTTTGAAGAGGATCCGGGCGATCATTTCAGCCGGGTTTGTGAAAAATTCCGGTCAGCGGGAAAGACAGCCGAAGGCATTGCTCCCGCGGATCTGAATACCTGCGTGAACGGTGCTGCAGATAGCTGTCCTGTGCAGATCATCAAAGTTGAAGAATCGTAA